In the genome of Raphanus sativus cultivar WK10039 chromosome 4, ASM80110v3, whole genome shotgun sequence, one region contains:
- the LOC108820259 gene encoding meiosis-specific protein ASY2-like has product MRAASSGSSDDLETVRSSGGSQEAVHRAAMMDTENLSRAQRVLVSESMVQSRRDDDGRDHTDDQMIPISFYPGNIFEKQPPLDRERVRPSIVEGQDWRDVLGTKSTVESVTKLLRARDAAGVTFIIPRSDQRPWSPPKGYQCVYESYFEGDTKLWFPIPRLITAFTMRRGVALSQFLNGAWRLAVALTIIGAEAGVPLNVRAFEELVSVKMKGGLISLKIRPNYNVVTGYPTKTNNWQRSYFYVNSDRAAFEEPLRTGYRVLWTREMVGLPNTVEYEEDFLESARLIASQKQDHWDKFSYQRIRRSIGWISQQVWRSDTVPIITKKTKRLNLFNSAEQREINRARAMRDLPNLSLVVGKKTGLVKKLQPDTAVSPDFGDPNVTESDVEARLVRKTNRKRQREEENAAAEEANIDANSPRNRSGLERGEGELKDLEPSGGSKDEVVPESQPAGSRDEDPPVTSSKAEKKKKKKKKKRNAEVIPRGSSEELDDELVDATRSGESLAPENEDAQAESAPQVAEGTVAVSKKKKKKKKRSCPDKVSFSYDRDVPLAHDEQECGRLVRQFRGDRGELPPVEDLIFKEEYTFASRTSIMSHGDWNILVRKYDEELKGAFEMVRKQKGLSRRATRALNNSVREKNEAVAREEELKKELDEQRAIMATELASARELVKRAEEEKAQMRKRNAELQGKNTTLEKEVVAASLEYSKQMDRLRESRKLEVTHERIRVMAAMTGKFARRFRNIQDREKRRDEFEDARCMLGQARGMRDCLEALRESGKDIPQETIDTYSDLEKYMKGRQFAWK; this is encoded by the exons ATGCGCGCGGCTTCGTCGGGATCTAGTGACGACTTAGAGACGGTTCGCAGTTCTGGGGGAAGCCAAGAAGCGGTTCATCGCGCAGCGATGATGGATACGGAGAACTTGAGTCGGGCGCAGCGCGTCCTGGTCTCGGAGTCGATGGTGCAATCACGGAGAGACGACGACGGTCGCGATCATACTGACGATCAGATGATCCCGATAAGCTTTTATCCGGGGAATATCTTCGAGAAGCAGCCTCCGCTTGATCGGGAGCGTGTACGTCCTTCGATTGTTGAAGGCCAGGACTGGCGGGACGTCTTGGGGACGAAATCGACCGTCGAGTCGGTGACAAAACTTCTGCGGGCTCGCGACGCGGCGGGGGTTACGTTTATAATCCCGAGGAGCGATCAGCGGCCTTGGTCTCCTCCGAAAGGATACCAATGCGTATACGAGTCATATTTTGAGGGCGACACCAAGCTGTGGTTTCCGATTCCTCGACTTATCACCGCGTTTACGATGCGCCGGGGAGTTGCCCTCAGTCAGTTCCTGAACGGTGCGTGGCGGCTGGCCGTCGCACTGACGATCATCGGAGCGGAAGCCGGTGTTCCACTTAATGTTCGAGCTTTCGAGGAGCTAGTGTCGGTGAAGATGAAAGGCGGGCTGATTTCGTTGAAAATTCGTCCCAATTATAATGTGGTGACCGGTTATCCAACTAAGACGAATAATTGGCAGCGGTCCTACTTCTATGTCAACTCCGACAGGGCTGCGTTCGAAGAACCGCTGAGGACCGGCTACCGTGTTTTATGGACCCGAGAGATGG TTGGTCTCCCGAACACCGTAGAGTACGAGGAGGACTTTTTGGAGAGCGCGCGTCTGATCGCATCGCAGAAACAAGATCATTGGGATAAATTCTCCTATCAGAGGATTCGTCGATCGATTGGGTGGATTAGCCAAC AGGTCTGGCGTTCGGATACGGTCCCCATTATTACTAAGAAGACGAAGAGGCTCAATTTGTTCAATTCAGCCGAACAGAGGGAAATAAATCGAGCAAGAGCGATGAGGGATTTGCCGAATTTGAGTCTGGTGGTCGGGAAGAAAACCGGTCTCGTGAAGAAGCTGCAGCCTGATACTGCAGTTTCGCCTGATTTCGGAGATCCAAACGTAACTGAGTCCGATGTCGAGGCTCGGCTGGTGAGGAAGACGAACCGGAAAAGGCAGCGAGAGGAAGAGAACGCGGCTGCTGAAGAGGCGAACATTGACGCCAACTCCCCGAGGAACCGCTCCGGATTGGAGAGGGGGG AGGGCGAACTCAAGGATCTGGAGCCAAGTGGTGGTTCCAAAGACGAAGTGGTTCCCGAATCGCAGCCTGCTGGGAGTCGTGACGAAGATCCGCCGGTAACTTCGTCAAAGgctgagaagaaaaagaagaagaagaagaagaagagaaacgcTGAAGTGATTCCTCGAGGTTCTTCCGAAGAGCTGGACGACGAGCTGGTGGACGCCACCCGTTCCGGGGAATCGTTGGCTCCGGAGAATGAGGACGCGCAAGCTGAATCTGCTCCTCAGGTCGCCGAAGGGACCGTGGCTGTCtcgaaaaagaagaagaagaagaaaaagaggagTTGTCCTGACAAAGTCTCTTTTTCCTACGATCGCGATGTCCCCTTAGCGCACGACGAACAGGAGTGCGGTCGTTTGGTTCGTCAATTTAGGGGAGATCGAGGTGAGCTGCCGCCGGTCGAGGATCTGATCTTCAAGGAAGAGTACACCTTTGCATCTCGTACCTCCATCATG AGTCATGGGGACTGGAACATCTTAGTCAGGAAGTATGACGAAGAGCTGAAGGGGGCCTTTGAGATGGTTCGTAAGCAGAAAGGACTCAGCAGACGCGCGACCCGGGCTCTGAATAACTCAGTTCGTGAAAAGAACGAGGCGGTTGCTCGGGAGGAAGAGTTGAAGAAGGAGCTTGACGAGCAAAGGGCGATCATGGCGACCGAACTGGCGTCTGCCCGGGAGTTGGTGAAGCGGGCGGAGGAGGAGAAAGCTCAGATGCGGAAAAGGAACGCTGAGCTGCAGGGCAAGAACACGACCCTTGAGAAAGAGGTGGTTGCTGCGTCCTTAGAGTATTCCAAGCAGATGGATCGCCTGAGGGAGTCTCGTAAGCTTGAGGTCACCCATGAACGAATCCGTGTAATGGCGGCGATGACCGGGAAATTTGCCCGACGCTTCAGGAATATTCAGGATCGGGAGAAGCGTCGTGACGAGTTCGAGGACGCGCGGTGTATGCTCGGCCAAGCGCGCGGAATGCGAGACTGCCTTGAGGCCTTGAGGGAATCGGGAAAGGATATCCCGCAGGAGACCATTGATACGTACTCCGATTTGGAGAAGTATATGAAGGGGAGACAGTTCGCCTGGAAGTAG
- the LOC108829554 gene encoding uncharacterized protein LOC108829554 produces MKYCRVRPADASQVRQNAAPAAAVVAPGACFNCGKQGHFARDCTTEPAIKRQAIAPRVYALGETEGVEPTAGSVSVGGEIAHTLFDTGASHSFKKQIITAGTESLGTFGIHREVPVILGGMDFIGDLSEMELDYYDVILGMDWLSRHQVVVDCPRARVLIPREEGNITFQCIQVQRGVSIVSMMRAEDFLERGAEGLLATISVVKDDAHFELQDIPVVEGFEDVFEALEGPPPARDDVLTIELEPGTTPVSRAPYRLAPAEMAELK; encoded by the exons ATGAAGTATTGTCGGGTGAGGCCAGCAGATGCATCTCAAGTTAGGCAGAATGCAGCACCAGCAGCTGCAGTAGTCGCACCAGGAGCTTGCTTCAATTGTGGCAAGCAAGGCCATTTCGCCAGAGATTGCACGACGGAGCCTGCCATAAAGCGTCAAGCCATCGCTCCACGAGTGTACGCTTTAGGAGAAACTGAAGGAGTTGAGCCGACAGCTG GATCGGTTTCTGTTGGAGGTGAGATAGCTCACACTCTTTTCGACACGGGAGCTTCCCACAGCTTC aagaagcagaTCATAACAGCTGGCACAGAGAGTTTAGGGACCTTTGGTATCCATCGAGAGGTACCAGTTATACTAGGAGGAATGGACTTCATCGGAGACTTATCAGAGATGGAGCTGGATTACTACGATGTTATACTTGGGATGGATTGGCTGTCGCGGCATCAAGTGGTGGTAGATTGTCCAAGGGCAAGAGTTCTTATCCCTAGAGAGGAAGGGAATATCACATTCCAGTGCATCCAAGTTCAGCGGGGAGTTTCTATTGTCTCCATGATGCGTGCTGAGGACTTTTTGGAGAGAGGAGCAGAGGGACTTCTAGCAACTATCTCGGTGGTTAAAGATGATGCACATTTTGAATTGCAAGACATACCTGTGGTTGAAGGGTTTGAAGATGTGTTTGAGGCTTTAGAAGGGCCACCACCAGCCAGAGATGATGTCCTCACCATTGAGTTGGAACCAGGGACAACACCAGTTTCACGGGCTCCGTACCGATTAGCACCAGCAGAGATGGCTGAATTGAAATAG
- the LOC130511242 gene encoding uncharacterized protein LOC130511242 gives MGIDLNDVKPSTRTLTGFNGSSEVIAGTIRLSVHACGVTRTVKFSVVGSKAPYHVILGTPWLHSMRAIASTYHQCVKFPGSDGSIKTLKGDQQAARDLLIATVKIQRSQSLVNSVSPPASKVCPQKEEVLEVPVDDSDPSKSVRVGAFLPDEMQQKILEFLKQNLSSFAWTMSDMKGIDPAITTHELNVDPNFKPIRQKRRKLGPERSKAVAEEVERLLGAGSITEVRYPECYPLPSIDRLVESTAGNEMLTFMDAFSGYNQILMHPDDREKTAFITDRGTYCYKVMPFGLKNAGATYQRLVNRMFADQLGKTMEVYIDDMLVKSLRADDHLAHLKECFAILNKYGMKLNPAKCTFGVSSGEFLGYIVTQRGIEANPKQISAVLNLPSPRNCREVQRLTGRIAALNRFISRSTDKCLPFYDLLRGNKKFIWDDKCEDAFVQLKQYLTTPPVLAKPDVGDVLSLYIAVSSAAVSSVLIKEDRGEQRPIFYTSRRMTGPETRYPTLEKLALAVVDSARKLRPYFQSHSIEVLTDQPLRTVLQNPNRAGRLTKWAIELSELDITYKCRTAAKSQVLADFLVELTPDLAQDLDVPSPNWILHVDGSSTSKGSGAGVQLQSPTENSFAKYESLIAGLRLARAVKAKRLSAYCDSQLVASQFSGDYDARNDRMDAYLRVVQELAREFDFFELTKVPRGENVCADALAALGSKLHDQVKRTIPIHRIDRPSIDPPSDESLPIAPIFATTRRSTTDQADTEMPDHDDTPPVDWRAEFLDYLIREELPKDKWAARRLKRRSAHYVIMNDELHRVTANKVLLKCIQGDEVRRVMAETHDGAGGNHSGGRALALKVRSLGFFWPSMNTDCEAYARRCDKCQRHAPSIHSPTELLRTSAAPYPFMRWGMDIIGPMPNSRQRRFILVLTDYFTKWIEAEAFSQVTDKEVRTFVWKNIICRHGLPYEIITDNGSQFMSGNFKEFSMAPAEVNVTSLRRAKMPQFVELNQDMLLDALDELEEKRDQALLRIQNYQNQIESYYNKKVKARPLELGDLVLRKVFDNTKELNAGKLGTNWEGPYKITRVVRPGVYRLETSRGEAVPRAWNSMHLRLFYQ, from the exons ATGGGAATCGATCTCAACGACGTCAAGCCTTCTACTCGGACCCTGACAGGATTCAACGGCTCGTCAGAGGTAATCGCAGGCACGATCCGCCTCTCGGTTCATGCATGCGGAGTCACGCGAACGGTCAAGTTTTCTGTGGTCGGCTCCAAAGCTCCTTACCACGTTATACTTGGCACCCCATGGCTACATTCGATGCGAGCAATCGcatcaacgtaccatcagtgtGTTAAGTTCCCAGGATCAGACGGATCGATCAAAACTCTGAAAGGCGACCAGCAGGCTGCGCGAGATCTCCTAATCGCCACGGTTAAAATTCAGCGCTCCCAGTCACTCGTCAACTCAGTCTCTCCTCCCGCGAGCAAAGTTTGTCCACAAAAGGAAGAAGTTCTGGAAGTACCAGTTGACGACTCGGACCCGAGCAAATCTGTCCGAGTAGGCGCATTTCTACCCGACGAGATGCAACAGAAGATCCTCGAGTTCCTTAAGCAAAACCTGTCCTCATTCGCCTGGACGATGTCCGATATGAAAGGAATCGATCCAGCTATCACAACTCACGAACTCAATGTCGATCCCAACTTCAAGCCCATCCgacagaagagaagaaagttgggACCGGAGCGATCCAAAGCAGTCGCAGAAGAAGTCGAGCGTCTACTCGGCGCCGGCTCGATCACCGAAGTtcgttacccggaatg CTACCCGTTGCCTAGCATCGATCGCCTAGTCGAATCGACGGCCGGTAACGAGATGTTGACGTTTATGGATGCCTTCTCGGGCTacaaccagatcctaatgcaccCGGACGACCGGGAGAAAACTGCTTTCATCACTGATCGGGGAACCTACTGTTATAAGGTGATGCCATTCGGGTTGAAAAACGCTGGAGCAACCTACCAGCGGCTTGTCAACCGGATGTTCGCCGACCAGCTTGGGAAGACAATGgaagtctatatcgacgacatgctcgtcaaatccCTCCGAGCCGACGACCACTTAGCGCACTTAAAGGAATGCTTCGCCATCCTAAACAAGTACGGGATGAAGTTGAATCCCGCAAAGTGCACCTTTGGCGTCTCCTCGGGTGAATTCCTTGGTTACATTGTCACGCAACGAGGAATAGAAgctaacccgaaacagatctcaGCAGTCCTAAATCTCCCCAGTCCGAGAAACTGCCGTGAGGTGCAGAGACTAACAGGACGCATCGCCGCACTTAATCGCTTTATCTCCCGATCTACCGACAAGTGTCTCCCCTTCTATGATCTCCTCcgagggaacaagaagttcatCTGGGACGACAAATGCGAGGACGCATTCGTTCAACTCAAGCAGTACTTGACGACTCCTCCCGTCTTGGCCAAACCGGACGTAGGAGACGTCCTCTCTCTCTATATCGCTGTCTCCTCAGCGGCTGTCAGTAGCGTCCTAATCAAAGAGGACCGTGGCGAGCAACGTCCGATTTTTTACACGAGCAGACGGATGACCGGTCCGGAGACCAGATACCCAACCCTCGAGAAACTGGCTCTGGCCGTCGTTGATTCTgcgaggaaattacgaccctacttccaaTCACACTCTATTGAAGTGTTGACCGACCAACCGCTCCGCACCGTcctgcaaaatcccaacagagccGGCCGGTTGACTAAGTGGGCAATCGAACTGAGCGAGCTTGATATTACGTACAAATGCCGAACAGCCGCCAAATCTCAGgtcctcgccgacttccttgtCGAGCTCACACCAGATCTTGCACAAGACCTCGACGTCCCAAGCCCCAATTGGATTCTTCATGTCGACGGATCATCAACGAGCAAAGGATCCGGTGCGGGAGTCCAGCTTCAATCGCCAACGGAGAACTCATTCGCCA AGTACGAGTCGTTGATCGCCGGTCTCCGTCTCGCCCGAGCCGTCAAAGCCAAACGCTTGAGTGCTTATTGCGACTCGCAGCTCGTCGCTAGCCAGTTCAGCGGCGACTACGATGCTCGCAATGATAGAATGGATGCGTATCTCCGGGTGGTTCAAGAGCTTGCTAGGGAATTCGATTTCTTCGAACTCACCAAGGTTCCCCGAGGAGAGAACGTTTGCGCCGATGCCTTAGCCGCACTCGGGAGCAAACTCCACGACCAGGTCAAAAGGACGATACCCATACATCGAATTGATCGACCGAGCATCGATCCTCCTTCCGACGAAAGCCTTCCCATCGCTCCAATCTTCGCAACAACTCGACGATCCACCACCGATCAAGCTGACACTGAGATGCCCGATCATGACGACACCCCACCAGTCGATTGGCGAGCCGAGTTCCTAGATTATCTCATACGTGAAGAACTGCCAAAAGATAAGTGGGCAGCGAGACGCCTGAAGAGACGCAGCGCCCACTACGTCATCATGAACGACGAACTTCACCGAGTAACCGCGAACAAGGTCCTCTTAAAGTGCATCCAGGGCGATGAAGTGCGACGAGTAATGGCTGAAACTCACGACGGAGCAGGAGGAAACCACTCGGGAGGCCGAGCTCTTGCCCTTAAAGTTCGAAGCTTGGGATTCTTTTGGCCATCTATGAACACTGACTGCGAAGCATACGCCCGtcggtgcgacaaatgccagcgtcACGCTCCGAGCATCCACAGTCCCACCGAGCTGTTGCGGACATCTGCCGCCCCTTATCCGTTCATGCGGTGGGGGATGGACATCATCGGGCCAATGCCGAACTCACGCCAACGTCGTTTCATCCTGGTCCTCACCGATTACTTCACTAAATGGATTGAAGCTGAAGCATTCTCTCAGGTAACGGACAAGGAAGTCCGCACCTTCgtctggaagaacatcatctGCCGCCATGGTTTACCATACGAGATCATAACGGACAATGGCTCTCAGTTCATgtccggaaacttcaaagagttct caatggccccCGCCGAAGTTAACGTGACAAGTCTTCGGCGCGCCAAGATGCCGCAGTTCGTCGAACTTAATCAAGATATGCTCCTCGATGCCCTTGATGAACTCGAGGAGAAACGTGATCAGGCgcttcttcggatccaaaaTTACCAGAACCAGATCGAGAGCTACTATAATAAGAAGGTAAAAGCGCGCCCTCTCGAGCTCGGTGACCTCGTCCTCCGAAAAGTTTTCGACAACACAAAGGAGCTCAACGCTGGAAAGCTAGGGACCAATTGGGAGGGACCTTACAAGATCACTCGAGTCGTTCGACCCGGCGtctaccgactcgagacttcccGCGGAGAGGCAGTCCCACGAGCCTGGAACTCGATGCATCTTCGCCTCTTCTACCAATAG
- the LOC108831977 gene encoding meiosis-specific protein ASY2-like: protein MVKAYGQKELARVCSSDETPETAPEGWFCIHEKYISKCHLRFPLPDLLLDLLDHYQLALSQLCPSVIRVISGFITRAKEEGVAVGLTELMSLYTIKESSSKDGGSGTYYLPCRPRLGLFKSSGSDDDWRKKYFYVKIDPSTVPVGRALSIVWSDISDIKDPPKLTDKLSRALFRKLYQSPNTWTSFTDSRIGSARFPDRYNARFPDPIPAEDLEGPFVVELSTGASTSETEKTQAPKMRPSFRSRSKPAAAASASRGSDKTQGGVLLSSLKEVLDDGSSVPVRDVNPVETRAQDVVPRPEIPPVDANPQAARDPSEVEPPRNKRSRTDLGDRPARSSSSSSRGGTVGWNFTHSKSGSILDDPWGLATIMRHMKTVGCSMPSINGLTNKEEYVEIAHHMGQLAGAINRTQLRFEETVNGAPSAGDLAQATELFKTTKVELDLARARVSELEAEVGRLGSKADIQQGKLESQAIDIRVKNRKINELDAARRVAEHQVQEMIASSQVSQRNKEADVKLAVRKGKKEVAEAYNKILTSVKEKFVKKKEETDALIYAQELQANTELLKDILSKEIENAEEEYHRLMVLIPDAAAAYGKAQVSDFSVSKLPIPQFSESSGTFEINMFNPTFSGEYGSNLGSVSPELLPVETTPGGVDQDVEVEVSVKEDDSIEEDKDDEADPGSKEG from the exons ATGGTTAAAGCTTACGGCCAAAAGGAGTTGGCCAGGGTTTGTTCGTCCGACGAAACCCCCGAAACCGCCCCGGAGGGTTGGTTTTGCATTCACGAGAAGTATATCTCTAAATGCCACCTCCGGTTTCCGCTTCCAGACCTCCTGCTAGATCTTCTTGACCATTATCAATTGGCCCTCTCTCAACTCTGtccctcggttatccgagtgataagTGGCTTCATTACCAGAGCTAAAGAGGAAGGGGTCGCTGTTGGACTGACCGAACTGATGAGCCTCTATACGATCAAGGAGAGCTCTAGTAAGGATGGTGGCAGTGGTACCTACTATCTCCCTTGCCGTCCTAGGCTCGGACTTTTTAAATCCTCTGGTAGCGATGATGATTGGAggaaaaaatacttttatgtcaagatcGATCCCTCCACAGTTCCAGTGGGTCGTGCTCTCTCGATTGTTTGGTCCGATATATCTG ATATCAAGGATCCTCCTAAGCTTACTGATAAGCTGTCTAGAGCCCTTTTTCGGAAGTTATATCAAAGTCCTAATACTTGGACGTCTTTCACTGACTCTCGCattggatcagctaggttcccgGATAGATACAACGCCAGGTTCCCTGACCCAATTCCTGCTGAAGATTTAGAAG GTCCTTTCGTGGTAGAACTTTCGACTGGGGCTAGTACTTCTGAAACCGAAAAGACTCAAGCTCCTAAGATGAGGCCTTCTTTCCGTTCCAGGAGCAAACCTGCTGCAGCTGCCAGTGCTTCGCGAGGCAGCGACAAGACCCAAGGAGGAGTCCTCCTTAGCTCGCTGAAGGAGGTCCTTGACGATGGATCCTCTGTTCCTGTTAGGGATGTTAACCCAGTTGAAACCAGAGCTCAAGATGTCGTTCCTCGTCCTGAGATCCCGCCAGTTGATGCTAACCCTCAAGCTGCTAGAGATCCCTCTGAGGTCGAGCCTCCGAGAAATAAGAGGTCTCGGACTGATTTGGGAGATAGGCCCGCCAGgtcttcctcctcgtcttcgCGGGGAGGGACCGTCGGCTGGAATTTTACCCATTCTAAGTCGGGATCGATCTTGGATGATCCTTGGGGTTTGGCAACCatcatgaggcatatgaagacgGTTGGATGCTCCATGCCTTCAATCAATGGTCTGACCAACAAGGAAGAATACGTTGAGATAGCCCaccacatgggtcag ttagCTGGAGCCATCAATAGAACTCAGCTGAGATTCGAGGAGACCGTGAATGGTGCTCCCAGTGCTGGAGATTTAGCTCAGGCTACTGAGTTATTCAAGACTACCAAGGTGGAGCTCGACCTAGCTCGTGCTCGTGTTTCTGAGCTTGAAGCTGAGGTCGGGAGGCTTGGTTCGAAGGCTGACATTCAGCAGGGGAAGCTCGAAAGTCAGGCTATCGATATTCGGGTGAAGAACAGGAAGATCAATGAGTTAGATGCTGCTCGCAGGGTAGCTGAGCATCAGGTTCAAGAGATGATCGCCTCATCTCAGGTTAGCCAAAGGAACAAAGAGGCTGATGTTAAGTTAGCTGTCAGGAAAGGTAAGAAGGAGGTGGCTGAAGCCTACAACAAGATCCTGACCTCTGTGAAGGAGaagtttgtcaagaagaaggaagagaccGATGCCCTGATCTATGCTCAGGAGCTTCAGGCAAACACCGAACTTCTGAAGGATATATTGTCTAAAGAGATTGAGAATGCTGAAGAGGAGTATCACCGTTTGATGGTTTTGATCCCAGATGCTGCTGCTGCATATGGGAAGGCTCAAGTTTCTGATTTCTCAGTCAGCAAGCtccccattcctcaattctccgagagctcaggtactttcgagatcaaTATGTTTAATCCGACGTTTTCTGGAGAATATGGTTCTAACTTGGGTTCGGTATCTCCTGAATTACTTCCAGTTGAGACAACCCCGGGAGGTGTCGACCAAGATGTTGAAGTAGAGGTTTCTGTCAAGGAGGATGATTCTATCGAGGAGGATaaggatgatgaagctgatccTGGATCCAAGGAAGGTTAA